In Euzebya sp., a genomic segment contains:
- a CDS encoding chemotaxis protein CheW, producing the protein MTRDRTTMIEYCTFSLDGHLFGVEAERVQELLRPQALTPVPTAAPVVAGLMSLRGQIVTALDLRQRLGLAPLEGQRPMTVVVRREAGTVALLVDAIGAVVDVDPADLEAPPETVAGPGRELILGVHQLPERLLLILDVDAATRPGAEVAA; encoded by the coding sequence ATGACGAGGGACCGCACCACCATGATCGAGTACTGCACCTTCTCCCTGGACGGGCACCTGTTCGGCGTCGAGGCCGAGCGCGTCCAGGAGCTCCTCCGCCCCCAGGCGCTCACCCCCGTGCCGACCGCGGCACCGGTGGTCGCCGGGCTGATGAGCCTCCGCGGTCAGATCGTCACCGCCCTCGACCTGCGCCAGCGGCTGGGCCTCGCACCCCTCGAGGGTCAGCGGCCGATGACCGTCGTGGTCCGCCGTGAGGCCGGGACCGTGGCGCTGCTGGTCGACGCGATCGGCGCCGTCGTCGACGTCGACCCGGCCGACCTCGAGGCCCCGCCCGAGACCGTCGCCGGTCCCGGTCGCGAGCTGATCCTCGGCGTCCACCAGCTGCCCGAGCGCCTGCTGCTCATCCTCGACGTCGACGCCGCCACGCGTCCCGGCGCGGAGGTCGCGGCCTGA
- a CDS encoding chemotaxis protein CheW, whose protein sequence is MAQQTLTPDPTRPTSSPPPDRDGAVRVPAGLLDQLMTLVGELVVSRNELVDAVARVGAPELAAPSQRISHLTTELQDGVMRTRLQPIGAILAPLAALVADAAADAGVHVRLEVEGAETEVAGAVLEALRDQLAALVADVVAHGIDEPAARASAGKPADATLSIRAYHEGGQVHLDVVDDGRGTDRSGSDASQAAAAALEGIGGSLERWTTPGAGATARLGIPLTMAIIPALLVGAGPQRFAVPQISLVEVVRLDGERATTGIEEVHGAPVLRLRGQLLPLVDLTTQLGLPAGAGRSTSGGEAVSIVVLDAEGHTFGLVVDEIADSHEIVIRPLDGHVKGLTHFAGATTMGGGEVVLILDVRGLATAAGIVTAQRRAADRASARQSASGATPTSATDPADELLLVCAPVEGRRVAMPLGAVDRLERIAVADVESADGGEVLQYRDEIIGIVDLALHLGMGPIDRTAAPHVEAVIVTVDGAATAVLIGRVLDTAQSGFTPLTGGGPIVGRAVIAERVTDVVDVRQLVTEAGLGALR, encoded by the coding sequence TTGGCCCAGCAGACCCTGACGCCCGACCCGACCCGGCCGACGTCCTCCCCGCCCCCCGACCGCGACGGCGCAGTCCGGGTCCCCGCCGGGCTCCTCGACCAGCTGATGACGCTGGTCGGCGAGCTCGTGGTCTCCCGCAACGAGCTGGTCGATGCCGTCGCCCGCGTCGGCGCCCCCGAGCTCGCCGCCCCGTCGCAGCGGATCAGCCACCTGACGACCGAGCTGCAGGACGGGGTCATGCGCACCCGCCTCCAGCCGATCGGCGCGATCCTCGCCCCCCTCGCCGCCTTGGTGGCCGACGCGGCCGCCGACGCCGGCGTCCACGTGCGGCTCGAGGTGGAGGGTGCCGAGACCGAGGTCGCGGGCGCCGTCCTCGAGGCCCTGCGCGACCAGCTGGCCGCCCTGGTCGCCGACGTCGTCGCGCACGGGATCGACGAGCCGGCAGCCCGCGCCTCCGCGGGCAAGCCCGCGGACGCCACGTTGTCGATCCGGGCCTACCACGAGGGCGGCCAGGTCCACCTCGACGTGGTCGACGACGGCCGCGGGACCGATCGGTCCGGCTCGGACGCCTCCCAGGCGGCGGCCGCCGCGCTGGAGGGGATCGGCGGGTCCCTCGAGCGCTGGACCACGCCGGGCGCCGGCGCGACCGCGCGGCTCGGCATCCCCCTCACGATGGCCATCATCCCGGCCCTCCTGGTCGGCGCCGGCCCCCAGCGGTTCGCCGTGCCGCAGATCAGCCTCGTCGAGGTCGTCCGGCTGGATGGCGAGCGGGCCACGACCGGGATCGAGGAGGTCCACGGCGCGCCCGTCCTGCGCCTCCGCGGGCAGCTGCTGCCCCTCGTCGACCTCACCACCCAGCTGGGCCTGCCGGCGGGAGCGGGCCGCTCCACCTCAGGCGGCGAGGCGGTGTCGATCGTCGTCCTCGACGCCGAGGGGCACACCTTCGGCCTGGTCGTCGACGAGATCGCGGACAGCCACGAGATCGTGATCCGGCCGCTCGACGGCCACGTGAAGGGTCTCACCCACTTCGCGGGTGCCACCACCATGGGCGGGGGCGAGGTCGTCCTGATCCTCGACGTCCGCGGGCTCGCGACCGCCGCCGGCATCGTGACCGCCCAGCGCCGCGCCGCGGACCGGGCGTCCGCTCGCCAGAGCGCCAGCGGCGCCACGCCGACCAGCGCGACCGACCCCGCGGACGAGCTGCTGCTCGTCTGCGCCCCCGTCGAGGGGCGCCGGGTCGCGATGCCGCTCGGCGCCGTCGACCGCCTGGAGCGCATCGCCGTCGCCGACGTCGAGTCCGCCGACGGCGGGGAGGTCCTCCAGTACCGCGACGAGATCATCGGGATCGTCGACCTCGCCCTCCACCTCGGCATGGGCCCGATCGACCGCACCGCCGCCCCCCACGTCGAGGCGGTGATCGTCACCGTCGACGGCGCGGCGACGGCGGTGCTGATCGGGCGGGTGCTCGACACCGCGCAGAGCGGCTTCACGCCGCTCACGGGCGGCGGGCCGATCGTCGGCCGCGCCGTGATCGCCGAGCGGGTCACCGACGTCGTCGACGTCCGCCAGCTCGTGACCGAGGCCGGGCTCGGAGCCCTGCGATGA
- the ccsB gene encoding c-type cytochrome biogenesis protein CcsB: MTDTALASLSTTTFHVAFGLYLAAMIASFFRLAFTKVSAEGVQASTVAGTRVGQLGLGLLWLGFGVHLVSVVSRALAAGRVPWGNMYEYGSGIALLAVGAGLFVVRRRYAHLLGFVVAGALLMMVTSLLLFTDAGPLVPALESYWLQIHVSAMMFSSSVFIVAFVATALYLVKDHAERKVTRTTTFGGSTVGAAQLTGAEVGGDTAVEGRVVGDDLEDGSPDEASPTAQRDVLSPVLFPVVPGAVVLTFALAVWRDPVVAMLAGSIAALIGAGVWYAVPYLPPAVRLDNLAYRTTAFAFPLITFGIMCGAIWAEEAWGRYWGWDPKETGSFVTWVLYAAYLHARSTRGWRGPKAAWVGVIAFTALMVTYYAVNLFVVGLHSYAGV; the protein is encoded by the coding sequence CACGTCGCGTTCGGCCTGTACCTGGCCGCGATGATCGCGTCGTTCTTCCGGCTGGCGTTCACGAAGGTGTCGGCGGAGGGGGTGCAGGCGTCGACGGTCGCTGGCACGCGCGTCGGCCAGCTCGGTCTCGGCCTGCTGTGGCTCGGGTTCGGCGTGCACCTGGTGAGCGTCGTCAGCCGCGCGCTGGCGGCCGGGCGGGTGCCGTGGGGGAACATGTACGAGTACGGCTCGGGCATCGCCCTGCTGGCCGTCGGGGCGGGCCTGTTCGTCGTCCGGCGCCGCTACGCCCACCTGCTGGGCTTCGTCGTCGCCGGGGCCCTGCTGATGATGGTGACGTCGCTGCTGCTGTTCACCGACGCCGGTCCGTTGGTCCCCGCGCTCGAGTCGTACTGGCTGCAGATCCACGTCAGCGCGATGATGTTCTCCTCCTCGGTGTTCATCGTCGCCTTCGTCGCGACCGCGCTGTACCTGGTCAAGGACCACGCGGAGCGGAAGGTGACCCGGACCACGACCTTCGGCGGGTCGACCGTCGGCGCGGCGCAGCTGACCGGCGCGGAGGTCGGCGGGGACACCGCGGTGGAGGGACGGGTCGTCGGCGACGACCTGGAGGACGGCTCGCCGGACGAGGCCTCGCCGACCGCCCAGCGCGACGTGCTCAGCCCGGTGCTGTTCCCGGTCGTGCCCGGTGCGGTCGTGCTGACCTTCGCCCTGGCGGTGTGGCGCGATCCCGTCGTCGCCATGCTGGCCGGCAGCATCGCCGCCCTGATCGGCGCCGGGGTCTGGTACGCGGTGCCGTACCTGCCGCCCGCGGTCCGCCTGGACAACCTCGCGTACCGGACGACCGCGTTCGCGTTCCCCCTCATCACGTTCGGGATCATGTGCGGGGCGATCTGGGCGGAGGAGGCGTGGGGCCGCTACTGGGGCTGGGACCCCAAGGAGACCGGCTCGTTCGTCACCTGGGTGCTCTACGCGGCGTACCTCCACGCCCGCTCGACCCGCGGGTGGCGCGGGCCGAAGGCCGCCTGGGTGGGGGTCATCGCCTTCACCGCGCTGATGGTGACCTACTACGCGGTCAACCTCTTCGTGGTCGGGCTGCACAGCTACGCGGGCGTGTAG